One window from the genome of Stegostoma tigrinum isolate sSteTig4 chromosome 27, sSteTig4.hap1, whole genome shotgun sequence encodes:
- the LOC125464716 gene encoding uncharacterized protein LOC125464716, which translates to MESDDGDEMQWQTVEQRKWGGKNLYYKMYCIKMEQFPADVHRFCDPELQHGRRGELVHLLRNVDELSCQKLQILFSFSIPNLEAIKFIAGLNQPVVSAGAGTGYWEYLLQSQGVDLISFDTNNIYPPEMRYSEILTSGPEILEQFPDRVLFLAWPDIDESSTFSLDCLSYFRGDIILHTGELLGETLSANYWGQSTSRNFQLALAEDFCCMSRIKLPNWPGHLDSLTMWKRKNPQSVVCDGANFHYVNPEDRMYL; encoded by the exons ATGGAGTCAGATGATGGCGATGAAATGCAATGGCAAACAGTCGAACAGAGAAAGTGGGGCGGGAAGAACCTGTATTACAAAATGTACTGCATTAAAATGGAGCAGTTTCCAGCAGACGTTCACAGATTTTGTGATCCTGAGTTGCAACATGGGCGAAGAGGAGAGCTGGTTCATCTACTGAGGAATGTTGATGAATTGAGTTGCCAAAAActgcaaattttattttctttttctattcCAAATCTAGAAGCAATTAAGTTTATTGCAGGTTTAAATCAGCCTGTAGTTTCAGCTGGTGCT GGAACCGGATACTGGGAGTATCTTCTTCAGAGCCAAGGAGTAGACCTGATATCATTTGATACAAATAATATTTATCCACCAGAAATGCGGTATTCAGAGATTTTG ACCAGCGGCCCTGAAATCCTTGAGCAGTTTCCTGACAGAGTGCTTTTTCTGGCCTGGCCAGACATAGACG AGTCTTCAACGTTTTCTCTTGATTGCTTGAGCTATTTCAGAGGGGATATTATCCTTCATACTGGGGAGTTACTGGGTGAAACACTGTCAGCCAATTACTGGGGACAGTCAACGTCTCGCAATTTCCAGCTGGCACTTGCAGAAGATTTCTGCTGCATGAGCAGAATTAAACTCCCAAACTGGCCAGGCCACTTGGACTCCTTAACCATGTGGAAAAGAAAGAACCCTCAATCAGTTGTGTGTGATGGAGCAAATTTTCATTATG